The Deltaproteobacteria bacterium HGW-Deltaproteobacteria-6 genome includes the window ACATCGGAGTGCTTTCGCATTCGGATTTCAACAGGAAAAACCCCTGTTTTTTATGTTCGCGTCTGCGGCGGAAAAGAATTTTTGAAATCGCGGAGCAAGAAGGCTGCAACAAGATTGCTTTTGCCCACCATCGCGACGACATTATCGAAACGCTGCTGATCAATATGTTTTACGGCAGGGAAATCAGCACCATGATGCCCAATCAAAGCATCTTTGGCGGCAAACTCCATATCATACGGCCTTTGTCATATTTGCGTGAGGATCTGGTTAAAAAATACAGCCGCGAGCGTCAGTTTCCTACGGTCAAAAACGCCTGCCCGAGCAGTGAAAAATCCAAAAGGATTTTTGTAAAAAAGCTTTTAAACGATCTGCAGCTTGATAATCCTGACATTCGCCACAATATTTTCAAAGCCATGAGCCACGTGAAACCGGATTATTTGCCGGCCTGGCCGAAAAAATAACACGATGGCATTTGGCACATCGACCTGAGGGCTTGGATTTCCGGTGTTGCGAATATGCTCTCTCACGCGATGAGCTTTCGAACGAAGCGGGAAATTTTGTTTTTAAAATTTCAAGATATTAAGATTTCTCATCCCGACGCATCGGGATGAGAAATGACATCTTTTCCGTTACGGTACAGTCTCGAAAGCGGAAATCGGGAATCTTAATTTGGTTCAAAGAACCTGGTGCTTGCGTTTAAAGTTGAAAATAAAATAAAGATAGCAATCCTGATTTTTTAAGGTAAAATTAAATTATGGCAAAAGAAAACACAGCACAAAAACTGATCGCGTCCAACAAAACGGCGCGCCTCAATTATGACATCGGCGATACGTACGAAGCCGGTATGGTTTTATCGGGAACAGAAGTTAAGGCCCTACGTGCGGGCAAAGCGAATCTCAAGGACAGCTATGCGGTCGTGAAAGACGATGAAGTTTATCTGCGCGAGATGCACATCAGTCACTACGATCACGGTAATCGCTCCAACCACGAGCCTTTGCGGCCCCGTAAGCTGCTCCTGCATAAACGGGAGATAAAAAAACTCTACGGCAAATCGCGGGAAAAGGGATTAGCTCTGGTTCCGCTTAAACTCTATTTCAAAAACGGCAGAGTGAAAGTGGAAATCGGCATCGGCAAGGGGAAAAAGTTATATGACCGCCGTGAGGATATCAAGAACCGCGAAGAACGCCGCACACTGGCCCGGGATTTTAAATCCAAACAAATCAAGATTTAATTTTTTTCAACAGACATGTCCGGCTGACACCATGACATCATGTCATTTCGACCGAAGGGAGAAATTCTTTGCTATGAAGGATTCCTCGACCCATATGTTTTTCGGAATGACAATTCCGGCATAGCTCGCTATGCCGATAAGGCCGAAAAAGCCATTTCTCCGGAGGTTAATCATGGAAGGAAAAAAAATCAGTGAAAGCAGAGTGTTTATGGGTCAGGTGATGAATCCGGAAAATGCCAACCCGGCAGGAAACGTTCACGGCGGTGACATCATGAAGTTAATTGACACCGCCTGCGGCGTCGCGGCCACGCGCCATGCGCGGGCCCATGTCGTCACCGCGTCTATCGACCGGATGGACTTTCATCATCCCGTGTATATCGGCGACTTTCTGATTTTAAAGGCGTCCGTGAATTTTGTAGGAAGGACCTCGATGGAAGTCGGTGTCCGTGTGGAAACGGAAAATCTGATTACCGGAGAGAAACGCCATACCGGTTCCGCCTATCTGACTTTTGTGGCGCTCGATGCCAATAAGCGTCCGATACAACTGCCTCCGTTGATTTTAGAGACGGAGGAAGACAGGCATCGCAATGTGGAAGCAGGGGAAAGAAGACAGATGAGGCTTGCGGAAAAGAAAAAAGAAAAGAAAAAACATGAAGAAGGCGGATATCGCTGACGCGATCGTTCTTTCCTTTGACAAACGGACAATAGCTGTCTATATTACAGTCAAACAAAACGAAGGGGGCGTAACGGTTTCGACGGGGACATTTGAAGTTGTAGAAGCGTGCCGAGGTTCCTACAGGCCTCGTTAAACAGGTAGGAAACATATAATCGCAGNNNNNNNNNNNNNNNNNAACCAGCGTGAAGGTTCTAAAACGAAGGCTACGCACGTAGAAGCTCCAGCGGAAGGTTTTCGGACGCGGGTTCAATTCCCGCCGCCTCCACCAAGAAAACTAAGTAATTTCGGTTACTTAGTATTTTTGTCCTTCAAAAAGCGTTACCAGTTTCTTTGGTCGGTATCACGTTGGCACTTTTACTGTAAATAGGTATGTAGTTTTCGACAGTAAGGTATAGTTGTATCAAAATGGAGATTTGTTCAATGCCACCCAGTAAAATCCAATATGGGCGACAACTTTCGTAAAATTATCGAATTCAACAGGCTTCACGATGTAACTATTCACGCCGAGTTGGTAGCTTTCGATTCTATTCTGATCTAATTGGGATGATGTAAGAATGACAACGGGTATCGACTTGGTCCGCTCGTCATCTCGGATTCGTCTCAGAATCTCCAGTCCGTCAATTTTGGGTAAGTGAATATCCAAAAGAATCAACGTGGGGTGGTCGCAAATGCCGCAATCGCTTTGTGCTCCCTGCCGGAAAATATAATCTACGGCCTCCTGGCCATCCTTCAAAACCTTGACTCTGTTGGCAAGGTTATTTTCTTTCAGAGCGTCCATGGTTAATTCAATATCTGCGGGATTATCTTCTACAAGAATAATGTCTAGAACCGTATTAATCATTTTCCTTTCCTCTTTGGAATCAATGAAGAGGTGAGAATTTCGGCAACCTCGACATAATATTTTCTGGAAATAAGATAAGCCACTTACCGAGGAATCGCTCATCTCGAAATTTAACAGGTTTTCTCTGCACTCTTGCCCTCGAAGAGAGTGCGCTTCATGAGATCAATCACAGCCAGATTGCAAGTCTTTCTATCTTCGGACAATTTTGCTTCTAACCGTACTAATCGAGATGGAACACTATTTCTTTGTCGAAGCATCAATTCACACTATACGCTTCGCGGAATTCCGCCTCCGCCTGTTTTCGTGCCCTGTGTTCCTCCGCTTCGACAGCACAAAGGCTCCATTGTAATTGGGAAGGTCATGGTCGGAAAGGATAAGATGGGGGGAGAATTCTTGAGTTTCACGAATGAAATATTTTTCGGTCATCGCCACATCGGGAGTAAAGGTGATCCCGGCTTCCTGCATTTCAAATTGAGCCAACACCTCATCATCAGGATTGTCTTCCAAAATAAGAATGCGAATCGGCTCCAGCATAATTAATTACCAGACAAGCAAAAAATTATTTGTATATTGCATTGCATATTAGTGGGAATAAAGCAAATGCTGATTAAATGAAAAAAAGATTAAACATGATTATTAAAATATGTGCGTTCAATTCCCGCCGCCCCAAGAAAAATCCAACAAAGCAAGAACCTGCCAGAAATGGCGGGTTTTTTGTTGTCAATTGAACTTGTTTTAATTCAAACATAATTTTTTAAACTGTCGGCGGTACTTATCATTTTTATATCCTTGACAAATGCAGTCGGTTTGTGGCTGATTCCATTGCAGTCCAATACAAAGCTTTCAGGATGGTTGCCGGACGGCCAAGGACGTACA containing:
- a CDS encoding two-component system response regulator, translating into MINTVLDIILVEDNPADIELTMDALKENNLANRVKVLKDGQEAVDYIFRQGAQSDCGICDHPTLILLDIHLPKIDGLEILRRIRDDERTKSIPVVILTSSQLDQNRIESYQLGVNSYIVKPVEFDNFTKVVAHIGFYWVALNKSPF
- a CDS encoding acyl-CoA thioesterase, with translation MEGKKISESRVFMGQVMNPENANPAGNVHGGDIMKLIDTACGVAATRHARAHVVTASIDRMDFHHPVYIGDFLILKASVNFVGRTSMEVGVRVETENLITGEKRHTGSAYLTFVALDANKRPIQLPPLILETEEDRHRNVEAGERRQMRLAEKKKEKKKHEEGGYR
- a CDS encoding tRNA 2-thiocytidine(32) synthetase TtcA, translating into MQTDIVKKDKNTKLFLHLKKWMEKAVLDYSMIEEGDRVLIGVSGGADSYALLDLLDSQMIFVPRFSFIAVNIDMGFDPDYIAYQELEKYFQEHQYPNVMEKTDIGVLSHSDFNRKNPCFLCSRLRRKRIFEIAEQEGCNKIAFAHHRDDIIETLLINMFYGREISTMMPNQSIFGGKLHIIRPLSYLREDLVKKYSRERQFPTVKNACPSSEKSKRIFVKKLLNDLQLDNPDIRHNIFKAMSHVKPDYLPAWPKK
- a CDS encoding SsrA-binding protein, with protein sequence MAKENTAQKLIASNKTARLNYDIGDTYEAGMVLSGTEVKALRAGKANLKDSYAVVKDDEVYLREMHISHYDHGNRSNHEPLRPRKLLLHKREIKKLYGKSREKGLALVPLKLYFKNGRVKVEIGIGKGKKLYDRREDIKNREERRTLARDFKSKQIKI